Genomic DNA from Azospirillum brasilense:
GCGCCTGGCCGAACTTGCCCGACAGCTTCCCGAAGGACAGCGCGGTGCCCAGCGTGAAGCAGGCGCAGGGCAGAACGGTGGCGGCGGCGTAGTCGGCCGCCTTCATAACCGCGTCCGGCACATGGACGCCGCTCAGGTTGAAGCCCATGCCGACGACGATCGACAGGATCATCGGGCTGAGCAGGGTCGCCTTGACGGCGTTGACCGCGGCGGCGACCGGCCGCCCGCCCGCCGTCCGCTGCGCCTCGGCGATCATCGTCGCCGTGGTGAAGAGGAGCGGCGACTGGAACAGGATCAGCAGCATCACCGGGATGGCCACCGACGAACCGTAGGCGTCCATCAGGATCGGCGCGCCGAGCAGGCCGATGGAGGAGAAGGAGGGGGCGAAGCCGCCGATCGCCGCCTCGTCCCGCCGCCGGATGGACAGCATCCAGGCGGCGCCCAGCGCGAAGATGATGAAGGCCGCGACGAAGAAGGACGCCACGAACCCCCATTCGATGGGATCGGGGATCTTCGCCTTGGCCATCGCCGCGAAGAGCAGCGCCGGCAGGGCGTAGATGCCGAGAAAGCGCGACAGCCCCTGAGCCGCCGTGTTGCTGAAATTGCCCGATTTCCCGGCGTAGAAGCCGAGCGCGACCAGGACGAACATCGGCAGCACGATTTGAAAGATGAGCGTCATGGCGGCGGAAACCGGTCTTGGGGCGGCTCGAAGGGCTGTGCGGTTCGCCGGCGGCGTGGTCCGGCGGGTGCCGGGGGTCAGCGCAGGGTGGGCGTCTCGACGATCTCGGGCTCCGGCACGCCCAGCACCTCCATCAGCGACTTGCCGGCGTCGAGTTGCTGCGACCAGATCTTCTCCTTGGCCATCAGCTCCAGGCAGCGCTTCAGCACCTCGTCCATCACAACCAGCGGCACCACGGTCACGCCGTCGTCGTCGCCGATGATGAGGTCGCCCGGGTTGACCACCATGCCGCCGACGCCGGCCGGGACGTCCATCTTGCCGCCGAAGGCCTTGTGCGGGCCGCGCGGCACCGAGCCCTTGGCGAAGACCGGGAAGCCGATGGTCCGGATTTCCTGGAGGTCGCGGACGGAGCCGTCGATCACCAGCCCGCCCAGGCCGCGCGACTTGCAGCCGCGGACCACCCATTCGCCGGCCAGCGCCACCTCCTCCAGCCCGGCGCCGGCGACCACCACGACCTCGCCCGGCTCGGCCAGGCTGCAGGCGGTCAGCAGCATGCTGTTGTCGCCCGGCATCGACACGGCGGTGCGGGCCTGACCGCAGATGCGCATCCCCGGGGCGCAGGGCTTGATCCGGGCGTCCATGCTCTGGCAGCGGTTCTGCACGTCGGACGCGATGCTGCTGGGGACCGTCTTCCAGATGTCCAGCATGTCCGGGGACAGGCGCGGAAAATTCACGATGTAGCGTTGCATAGCCATGGGAAGGACCTCTTGTCGTCTGGGCGGGTTGCCGTCTGGGCTGTACGAAGCGGGGCTTGGAAGCGCGACCAGCGGCACCGCCGGTCGCAGCGCGACGACAGCGGAGCCGGTGACGATCAGGCGGGGGAGGGCCGGTGTTGCCGGAGCGGCGGACGCCGGCCGGACAGGAGCGTCCTATCCGGGAAAATCACGGGATCAGCCCGTCCGACGCAACCAGACCATCCATGGTGCATACAACCCTAACCGGATAGAAGTTCTATTTGTTTCGTATTTGAAGCATAGTCCGTCCAGGGGTCATACGCAAGTAGGTTGCCCAATAGTAAATTTATTCACGCGGTCATATGGGGTATGTGCGCGGGGAATGACCTACAAAGGCATGCCGTTTGTCCTGTTTCGCGTCTTTAGATTGCGTCTTCCGGCGGCGCGCGCCCTGTATGGCTGCGTTGGGCCGGAGTTGGGACTCTCAGGGGGTGAGGCGTCGGTCGCGGCCGGCGGCCGGCTGCGGTGCAGACTCGGCTTCGGAGCGGACTCGGTTTCAGAAGCGCAGGTGCCGGTTGCGGACTCGCAACGCGCGGGGATCGGGGATGGGCGGGCGGGAAAAACGAAAAAGGCCGGCACCCGAAGGTCCAGCCTTTCCATCCACCGATCTGGCTCCCGTCTGGAGGATCATCGCCTCCGCCGGGAGAATGGAGCGGGCGAAGGGATTCGAACCCTCGACCCCAACCTTGGCAAGGTTGTGCTCTACCCCTGAGCTACGCCCGCGCTCCGTTTCGCTGCCGTTCGGACCCGTGTGTCGGTGCCGTCCGGCGGCGTGCGGCGGACTATACTCATGGATTTGCGCAATGCAAGCGTCATGTTTCACTTTTCTCGGGCGCCTGGGCGAATTTTCCCGGACGAATTTTCCCGGCACCGCTAAAGATGGAGCCATGGACACCCGCGACACCCCCGAGGGCAGGGCCGAGGAGCCGCTGCCGACGAGCCCCGAGCAGCTCCTGGAGCATCTCGCGGCGCTCGGCATCCGCACCGTGACCCACCGCCATCCGCCGCTCCACACGGTGGAGGAGAGCAAGGCGCTGCGCGGCGCGCTGCCCGGCGGCCATTGCAAGAACCTGTTCCTGAAGGACAAGAAGGAGCAGCACTGGCTGGTCGTCGCGCTGGAGGATGCGCGGGTCGAGCTGAACCGCTTCGACAAGGTGATCGGGTCGGCGCGGCTGTCCTTCGCCTCCGCCGACCGGCTGTGGCGGCATCTCGGCGTGCGGCCCGGCTCGGTCACGCCCTTCGCGCTGTTCAACGACCGCGAGCGGCGGGTGAGGGTGGTGCTGCAGGAGCAGATGCTGGCCCACGACCCGCTGAACTACCATCCGCTTCTGAACGACCGGACCACGGCCATCGCCGCCGCCGACCTGCTGCGCTTCCTGCGGGCCGGCGGGCACGAGCCGCTGATCGTGCCCTTCGGCGAGGAGCCGCCGGACTCTCAGCCGACGCTTGCTTAACGCGCCCCGTGCGCTCATCTATCACGCGAGATCGCAAAGGGATACGTGACCGCCATGTTCTCCATTCCGCCCGCCAACAAGCCCGCCGCCGCCGGTGCCGCTCCCGCCGCCGGTGACCTGATCAAGGACAGCAGCGACCGCGCCTTCATGGCCGATGTCATCGAGGCGTCGCAGTCCGTCCCGGTGATCGTCGATTTCTGGGCGCCCTGGTGCGGCCCGTGCAAGCAGCTCGGCCCGATCCTGGAAAAGACGGTGCTGGCCGCGAAGGGCAAGGTGCGGCTGGTCAAGATCGACACCGACAAGGACCCGATGATCGCCTCGCAGCTCCGCGTGCAGTCGATCCCGGCGGTCTACGCCTTCTTCCAGGGGCGTCCGGTCGACGGCTTCATGGGCGCCCTGCCGGAGTCGCAGATCAAGGCCTTCGTGGAAAAGCTGGTGAAGCTGGCCGGCGCCGCGGGCGGCGGCGAGGGCGACATCCTCGAGGAGGCGCTGGCCCAGGCCAAGGAGGCGCTGGAGGCCGGCGACACCCAGACCGCCTCGGAGATCTACGGCGAGATCCTGCAGGCCGATCCGGAGAACCTGAACGCCGCCGCCTACGCCGGGCTGGTCCGCTGCCTGATCGTCAACGACGACCTGGCCCGCGCCAAGCAGATGCTCGACAAGGTGCCGGATCCGATCGCCAAGGACAAGGAGATCGCCGCGGTGCGCAGCGCGCTGGAGGTCGCCGAGCAGGCTGCCAACGCCGGCCCGATCCCGGAGCTGATGGAGAAGGTCGCCCACAATCATGACGACCACGAGGCCCGCTTCGACCTCGCGCTCGCGCTGTTCGCCGCCGGCAAGCGCGAGGCCGCGGTGGACGAGCTTCTGGAGCTGGTGCGCCGCGACCGCGCCTGGAACGACGAGGCCGCCCGCAAGCAGCTCGTCAAGTTCTTCGAGGCCTTCGGCCCGACCGACCCGCTGACGGTGCAGAGCCGCCGCCGGCTGTCCTCGATCCTGTTCCGCTGATCACGAGGGGACGGCCGCGGGCCTTTTCGTTCGCGGCCGCTTCGTTCGCCATCGCTCTGTTCGGGGGCGCTCTGTTCGCCGTGCCCGGGGGTTCTATATTCGTCGCATGAGCCGGAACCCCATCGACCCGTCACCGGACCGTCTGCCGCGGCAGCTCCCGATCTTCCCGCTCGCGGGGGTCCTTCTGCTGCCGCGCGGTCGCCTGCCGCTGAACATCTTCGAGCCGCGCTACCTCGCGATGGTCGAGGACGCGCTGGCCGGCGACCGCATGATCGGCATGGTCCAGCCGACCGACCCGGCCTGCCGCCTGCGCGAGCCGGCGGTCTACGGCACCGGCTGCGCCGGGCGGATCACCAGCTTCAGCGAGACCGAGGACGGCCGGTACCTGATCACCCTGACCGGGATCAGCCGCTTCGCCATCATGCGGGAGCTGGAGGGCCAGCGCGGCTACCGCCGCGTCGCCGCGGACTGGGACCGCTTCGCCGGCGACCTGATCGACCCGCTGGAGCGTGGCGGGGCCGACGGCTGCGGGCTGGACCGCGCGCGTCTGCTGGCCGGGCTGAAGGGCTATTTCAAGATGCAGGGCCTGTCGGTGGACTGGAAGGCCATCGACGGCACGCCGGACGAGCGGCTGGTCACCTCGCTGGCGATGATCTGCCCCTTCTCGCCCAGCGAAAAGCAGGCCCTTCTGGAGACGCCCGACCTGCCGGAGCGCGCGAAGCTCTTGATCGCCCTGGTCGAGATGGCCATTCTCGACGGCCATGAGGGCGACGGCGGCAACGCGCTGCGTCATTGACCGTTTCCTTCGACCGACACTGCACTTTCCGACTGCGAGGCCCGATCCATGAGCGCCCACCCCCACGACGACACGCCCGCCGACGGCAAGACACAGGCGCGCGTCGATCCGAAGCTTCTGGAGATCCTCGTCTGCCCGCTGACCAAGGGGCCGCTGCGCTACGATGCCGAGCGCGCCGAGCTGATCAGCGACCGCGCCGGGCTGGCCTATCCGATCCGCGACGGCATCCCGATCATGCTGATCGACGAGGCCCGCAGCCTCGACGGGAAGCCGGGGGCCGCCTGATGTCCGACGAGCAATTCGCGTCGGACGCCTTCGGCACGAAGCACTGGCCGGTGGAAGTCCGGCTGAAGAAGGAGGAGAAGCGGCTGGAGGTCGATTTCGACAACGGCCAAACCTTCTCCTTCCCGGCGGAGTTTCTGCGCGTCCACAGCCCGAGCGCCGAGGTGCAGGGCCACGGTCCCGGCCAGAAGCAGACCGTCTCGGCCCGCCGCCACGTCGGCATCATGAGCCTGGAGGCCATCGGCCATTACGCCTTGCGGATCGTCTTCGACG
This window encodes:
- a CDS encoding AEC family transporter, which codes for MTLIFQIVLPMFVLVALGFYAGKSGNFSNTAAQGLSRFLGIYALPALLFAAMAKAKIPDPIEWGFVASFFVAAFIIFALGAAWMLSIRRRDEAAIGGFAPSFSSIGLLGAPILMDAYGSSVAIPVMLLILFQSPLLFTTATMIAEAQRTAGGRPVAAAVNAVKATLLSPMILSIVVGMGFNLSGVHVPDAVMKAADYAAATVLPCACFTLGTALSFGKLSGKFGQALVLAVMKTVLHPVLTWVLAVEVFHLPPDWLAPAVTAAALPIGVNVYAFAERYQTGRELVSMSLLLSTLMSPISISVAFMVAMG
- a CDS encoding RraA family protein; translation: MAMQRYIVNFPRLSPDMLDIWKTVPSSIASDVQNRCQSMDARIKPCAPGMRICGQARTAVSMPGDNSMLLTACSLAEPGEVVVVAGAGLEEVALAGEWVVRGCKSRGLGGLVIDGSVRDLQEIRTIGFPVFAKGSVPRGPHKAFGGKMDVPAGVGGMVVNPGDLIIGDDDGVTVVPLVVMDEVLKRCLELMAKEKIWSQQLDAGKSLMEVLGVPEPEIVETPTLR
- a CDS encoding prolyl-tRNA synthetase associated domain-containing protein, whose amino-acid sequence is MDTRDTPEGRAEEPLPTSPEQLLEHLAALGIRTVTHRHPPLHTVEESKALRGALPGGHCKNLFLKDKKEQHWLVVALEDARVELNRFDKVIGSARLSFASADRLWRHLGVRPGSVTPFALFNDRERRVRVVLQEQMLAHDPLNYHPLLNDRTTAIAAADLLRFLRAGGHEPLIVPFGEEPPDSQPTLA
- a CDS encoding thioredoxin family protein, translated to MFSIPPANKPAAAGAAPAAGDLIKDSSDRAFMADVIEASQSVPVIVDFWAPWCGPCKQLGPILEKTVLAAKGKVRLVKIDTDKDPMIASQLRVQSIPAVYAFFQGRPVDGFMGALPESQIKAFVEKLVKLAGAAGGGEGDILEEALAQAKEALEAGDTQTASEIYGEILQADPENLNAAAYAGLVRCLIVNDDLARAKQMLDKVPDPIAKDKEIAAVRSALEVAEQAANAGPIPELMEKVAHNHDDHEARFDLALALFAAGKREAAVDELLELVRRDRAWNDEAARKQLVKFFEAFGPTDPLTVQSRRRLSSILFR
- a CDS encoding LON peptidase substrate-binding domain-containing protein, yielding MSRNPIDPSPDRLPRQLPIFPLAGVLLLPRGRLPLNIFEPRYLAMVEDALAGDRMIGMVQPTDPACRLREPAVYGTGCAGRITSFSETEDGRYLITLTGISRFAIMRELEGQRGYRRVAADWDRFAGDLIDPLERGGADGCGLDRARLLAGLKGYFKMQGLSVDWKAIDGTPDERLVTSLAMICPFSPSEKQALLETPDLPERAKLLIALVEMAILDGHEGDGGNALRH
- a CDS encoding Trm112 family protein; the protein is MSAHPHDDTPADGKTQARVDPKLLEILVCPLTKGPLRYDAERAELISDRAGLAYPIRDGIPIMLIDEARSLDGKPGAA
- a CDS encoding gamma-butyrobetaine hydroxylase-like domain-containing protein, which produces MSDEQFASDAFGTKHWPVEVRLKKEEKRLEVDFDNGQTFSFPAEFLRVHSPSAEVQGHGPGQKQTVSARRHVGIMSLEAIGHYALRIVFDDLHDSGIYSWKLLYELGEDQDRLWAEYLAELEAKGLSRDPRGRR